A region of Sulfitobacter faviae DNA encodes the following proteins:
- a CDS encoding thiolase family protein yields MRNVVITGAARTPMGGFQGAFEGLTAAELGGSAIKAALGKTDPAEVQEVLMGCVLPAGQGQAPARQAGFKAGLSEEVPATTLNKMCGSGMKAAMMAFDQIALGQTDVMVAGGMESMTNAPYVLPKMRGGARLGHGQVIDHMFLDGLEDAYDKGRLMGTFAEDCAERFQFTRETQDDYALASLSRAIEAQEGGAFEDEIAPVEVRSRRGSTTVSADEQPASARPEKIPQLKPAFREGGTVTAANSSSISDGAAALVLADEETAKTRGQTIRARIVGHASHAQAPGLFTTAPVPAAQKLLERIGWKKEDVDLWEVNEAFAVVPLAFMHEMDLSHDIVNVNGGACALGHPIGASGARIMVTLLNALEKRGLKRGVAAICIGGGEGTAIAIERP; encoded by the coding sequence ATGCGCAATGTCGTGATAACCGGTGCAGCCAGAACCCCGATGGGCGGTTTTCAGGGGGCCTTTGAGGGGCTGACCGCCGCGGAATTGGGCGGCAGCGCGATCAAGGCGGCCTTGGGCAAGACGGATCCTGCCGAGGTGCAAGAGGTGCTGATGGGCTGCGTTCTGCCCGCAGGCCAGGGCCAAGCCCCCGCGCGGCAGGCCGGGTTCAAGGCCGGTCTGAGCGAAGAGGTGCCCGCCACGACGCTGAACAAAATGTGCGGCTCGGGCATGAAGGCGGCGATGATGGCCTTTGACCAGATCGCGCTTGGCCAGACCGATGTGATGGTCGCGGGTGGCATGGAGAGCATGACCAACGCGCCCTATGTTCTGCCCAAGATGCGCGGCGGCGCGCGGCTGGGGCATGGGCAGGTGATCGACCACATGTTCCTCGACGGGTTGGAAGACGCCTATGACAAGGGCCGCCTGATGGGCACCTTTGCCGAGGATTGCGCCGAACGCTTCCAGTTCACCCGCGAGACGCAGGACGACTATGCGCTGGCCTCGCTGTCGCGCGCCATCGAGGCGCAGGAGGGCGGTGCCTTTGAAGATGAGATCGCCCCGGTCGAGGTGAGGTCGCGCCGCGGCAGCACCACGGTCAGCGCCGACGAACAGCCTGCCAGCGCCCGGCCCGAAAAGATCCCCCAGCTAAAACCGGCCTTCCGCGAGGGCGGCACGGTGACGGCGGCGAATTCCTCGTCGATTTCCGATGGGGCGGCGGCGCTGGTGCTGGCGGATGAGGAGACTGCCAAGACCCGCGGCCAGACCATCCGCGCCCGCATCGTCGGCCACGCCAGTCATGCCCAAGCGCCGGGGCTGTTCACCACGGCACCCGTCCCCGCGGCACAGAAACTGCTGGAGCGGATCGGCTGGAAGAAAGAGGATGTCGATCTGTGGGAGGTCAACGAAGCCTTCGCCGTCGTGCCGCTGGCTTTCATGCATGAGATGGACCTCTCCCATGATATCGTGAACGTCAACGGCGGCGCCTGCGCGCTTGGCCATCCCATCGGTGCCTCGGGCGCGCGGATCATGGTGACCCTGCTGAATGCGCTGGAAAAACGCGGGCTGAAACGCGGTGTCGCGGCGATCTGCATTGGCGGCGGCGAGGGCACGGCCATCGCGATCGAACGCCCCTGA
- the pnp gene encoding polyribonucleotide nucleotidyltransferase produces the protein MFNVTKKSIQWGEETLTLETGKVARQADGSVIATLGETSVMANVTYARQQKPGQDFFPLTVHYQEKYYAAGKVPGGFFKREARPTEKETLTARLIDRPIRPLFVPGFKNEVLVMCTVLSHDLVNDPDMVAMIAASAALTLSGAPFMGPIAGCRVGYEGGDYVLNPTIDDMQDLRTNPDQRLDLVVAGTKDAVMMVESEAYELSEEEMLGAVKFAHEQIQPVIDLIIDLAEEAAKEPFDFQPEDYSDLSAAVKAAGEDEMRAAFAIVDKQERTAAVAAARETIKSKLTEEQLEDKNLSSAMKGLEASILRGDVVKTGKRIDGRRTDEIRDIVAETGILPRTHGSALFTRGETQGLVVTTLGTGDDEQFIDALHGNFKSNFLLHYNFPPYSVGEVGRVGPPGRREVGHGKLAWRALQAVLPAATDFPYTIRLVSEITESNGSSSMASVCGGSLSMMDAGVPLKSAVAGVAMGLILEDDGSYAILSDILGDEDHLGDMDFKVAGTEAGITSLQMDIKVAGITPEIMEKALAQAKEGRIHILGEMNKAISGAADFSVHAPRIETMQIPTDKIREVIGSGGKVIREIVEVSGAKVDINDEGTIKIASPNGEAIKKAYDMIYSIVAEPEEGAIYTGTVVKIVDFGAFVNFFGKRDGLVHVSQIENRRLNHPSDVLKEGQEVKVKLLGFDDRGKVRLSMKVVDQETGEEITAEKKEAAEG, from the coding sequence ATGTTTAATGTAACAAAAAAATCGATCCAGTGGGGCGAAGAGACGCTGACACTGGAAACCGGTAAGGTTGCCCGTCAGGCGGACGGGTCGGTGATTGCCACGCTGGGCGAGACCAGCGTCATGGCCAACGTGACGTATGCACGTCAGCAAAAGCCCGGGCAGGATTTCTTCCCCCTGACCGTGCACTACCAAGAGAAATACTATGCCGCCGGTAAAGTACCGGGTGGCTTCTTCAAGCGTGAGGCCCGCCCCACCGAGAAGGAAACACTGACCGCGCGTCTGATCGACCGTCCGATCCGCCCGCTCTTCGTCCCCGGCTTCAAAAACGAAGTTCTGGTGATGTGCACCGTGCTGAGCCACGATCTGGTCAACGACCCCGACATGGTCGCCATGATCGCCGCCTCCGCCGCGCTGACACTCTCGGGCGCGCCCTTCATGGGTCCGATCGCGGGCTGCCGTGTGGGCTATGAGGGTGGCGACTATGTGCTGAACCCCACCATCGACGACATGCAAGACCTGCGCACCAACCCCGACCAGCGCCTCGACCTCGTGGTCGCGGGCACCAAGGACGCAGTGATGATGGTCGAATCCGAAGCCTATGAGCTGTCGGAAGAGGAAATGCTGGGCGCCGTGAAATTCGCGCATGAGCAGATCCAGCCGGTCATCGACCTGATCATCGATCTGGCCGAGGAAGCCGCGAAGGAGCCTTTCGACTTCCAGCCCGAAGACTATTCCGATCTGTCGGCTGCCGTGAAAGCCGCTGGCGAAGACGAAATGCGTGCCGCTTTCGCGATCGTGGACAAGCAAGAGCGCACCGCCGCCGTTGCTGCTGCCCGTGAGACGATCAAGAGCAAGCTCACCGAAGAGCAGCTTGAGGACAAGAACCTCAGCTCCGCAATGAAGGGCCTTGAGGCCAGCATCCTGCGCGGCGACGTGGTGAAAACCGGCAAGCGTATCGACGGCCGTCGCACCGACGAGATCCGCGACATCGTGGCCGAAACCGGCATCCTGCCGCGGACCCACGGCTCGGCGCTTTTCACCCGTGGTGAGACGCAGGGCCTCGTGGTGACCACGCTCGGCACCGGCGACGATGAGCAGTTCATCGACGCGCTGCACGGTAACTTCAAATCGAACTTCCTGCTGCACTACAACTTCCCGCCCTACTCGGTCGGCGAAGTGGGTCGCGTGGGCCCTCCCGGACGCCGCGAAGTCGGCCACGGCAAGCTCGCATGGCGCGCCCTGCAGGCGGTTCTGCCCGCGGCAACAGACTTCCCCTACACCATCCGTCTCGTCTCCGAGATCACCGAATCCAACGGCTCCTCGTCGATGGCATCGGTCTGCGGTGGCTCCTTGTCCATGATGGACGCGGGCGTGCCGCTGAAATCGGCCGTGGCCGGTGTGGCGATGGGTCTGATCCTCGAAGATGACGGCTCCTACGCGATCCTGTCGGACATCCTGGGTGACGAAGACCACCTCGGCGACATGGACTTCAAGGTTGCGGGCACCGAAGCCGGTATCACCTCGCTGCAGATGGACATCAAGGTCGCAGGCATCACGCCCGAGATCATGGAGAAAGCCCTGGCCCAGGCCAAAGAAGGCCGTATCCACATCCTCGGCGAGATGAACAAGGCGATCTCGGGCGCCGCGGACTTCTCCGTCCACGCCCCGCGTATCGAGACCATGCAAATCCCGACCGACAAGATCCGCGAAGTGATCGGCTCGGGCGGCAAGGTCATCCGTGAGATCGTCGAGGTTTCCGGCGCCAAGGTCGACATCAACGACGAAGGCACCATCAAGATCGCCAGCCCCAACGGCGAAGCGATCAAGAAAGCCTATGACATGATCTATTCGATCGTGGCCGAGCCCGAAGAAGGTGCCATCTACACCGGCACCGTTGTGAAAATCGTCGATTTCGGCGCCTTCGTGAACTTCTTCGGCAAGCGCGACGGTCTGGTGCATGTCTCCCAGATCGAAAACCGCCGCCTGAACCACCCTTCGGACGTTCTGAAGGAAGGTCAGGAAGTGAAAGTCAAGCTTCTGGGCTTCGACGATCGCGGCAAGGTGCGCCTGTCGATGAAAGTCGTCGATCAGGAGACTGGCGAAGAGATCACTGCCGAGAAGAAAGAAGCGGCAGAAGGTTAA
- a CDS encoding DUF1643 domain-containing protein — protein sequence MITRSHTKGDAPSTAVYSPCEQYRYSLTRIWDAGAPQVMFVMLNPSTATEVQNDPTVERCERRARVLGFGGFRVTNIFAFRATDPRDMRAAPDPIGPDNDATLVEGADWADRIIAAWGVHGAHLDRGLAVAARLAEGEKPLYHLGLSKAGHPRHPLYLPYTQEPVLWQPEPPARAGIR from the coding sequence CTGATCACCCGCAGCCACACCAAGGGCGACGCACCTTCGACCGCGGTCTACTCGCCCTGCGAGCAATACCGCTACAGCCTCACGCGGATCTGGGACGCAGGCGCCCCGCAGGTGATGTTCGTGATGCTGAACCCCTCCACCGCGACCGAGGTGCAGAACGACCCGACGGTCGAGCGGTGCGAGCGTCGGGCGCGGGTACTAGGCTTTGGCGGCTTCCGGGTGACCAATATCTTCGCCTTCCGCGCCACCGATCCGCGCGACATGCGCGCCGCGCCCGATCCTATCGGCCCCGACAATGATGCCACGCTGGTCGAGGGGGCCGATTGGGCCGACCGCATCATCGCCGCTTGGGGCGTGCATGGCGCCCATCTCGACCGCGGTCTGGCCGTCGCCGCACGACTGGCTGAGGGGGAGAAACCGCTCTACCACCTCGGCCTCTCCAAAGCCGGGCATCCGCGCCATCCGCTGTACCTGCCCTACACCCAAGAGCCGGTTCTGTGGCAGCCCGAGCCCCCGGCGCGGGCAGGCATTCGTTAA
- a CDS encoding ATP-binding protein codes for MRLSAARSALCPFEITVYSGPQAAREALTLLLDALSCLSLGAEEVCVVRLVVAEMLNNIVEHAYPDPHHPGPIHIACHHAPDGLHLAVSDEGLPMPDLQAPLGLPQEIDRPVCDLPEGGFGWFLIRDLAKDLTYRRLAQENRIDLRLPVGLPPR; via the coding sequence ATGCGGCTCTCCGCCGCGCGGTCCGCGCTCTGCCCGTTCGAGATCACCGTTTACAGCGGCCCGCAGGCCGCGCGGGAGGCGCTCACGCTTTTGCTGGACGCGCTCTCCTGCCTTTCGCTCGGGGCCGAGGAGGTCTGCGTGGTGCGTTTGGTGGTCGCCGAAATGCTGAACAATATCGTCGAACACGCCTACCCCGACCCGCACCACCCCGGCCCCATCCATATCGCCTGCCATCACGCGCCCGACGGCCTGCACCTTGCCGTGTCGGACGAAGGGCTGCCGATGCCCGACCTGCAAGCGCCCTTGGGCCTGCCGCAAGAGATCGACCGCCCGGTTTGCGACCTGCCCGAAGGCGGCTTTGGCTGGTTCCTGATCCGCGATCTGGCGAAAGACCTGACCTATCGCCGCTTGGCGCAAGAGAACCGGATCGACCTGCGGCTCCCGGTTGGGTTACCGCCGCGTTAA
- a CDS encoding calcium-binding protein → MLWLAGVMGLMAVGAVTFVEIETPPEDALPEGDSPGGGTTTVGDILSGSDDGETVEGGPGDDQLGGYGGEDLLRGGGGDDDLHGHGGNDTLQGGAGGDILHGNGGDDDLFGGAGNDSLFGHSDDDFLYGGAGDDALQGAAGDDLLEGEAGNDALQGGLGDDALRGGAGVDTLFGGWGDDTLTGADDLQNPDFLNGGGGDDLIIAGAGDVVTSGDGTDQIALGDWIGQGGAAQITDYHAADDSLLFVWDDSSAGGAEPPLSILPDPEDAGQTLVLLDDIIVARVAGDSITLDDIALIPLSAAFDLGLAA, encoded by the coding sequence ATGTTGTGGCTGGCTGGGGTAATGGGTCTGATGGCGGTCGGCGCCGTCACTTTCGTGGAAATCGAAACGCCGCCGGAGGACGCGTTGCCTGAGGGGGACAGCCCGGGCGGCGGCACCACCACGGTCGGAGATATCCTGTCGGGCAGCGATGACGGTGAGACGGTGGAGGGCGGCCCCGGCGACGACCAGCTTGGCGGCTACGGCGGGGAGGACCTGCTTCGTGGCGGCGGCGGGGATGATGACCTGCACGGCCACGGCGGCAATGACACGCTCCAAGGTGGCGCGGGCGGCGACATCCTGCATGGCAATGGCGGGGATGACGACCTCTTCGGCGGCGCGGGCAACGACAGCCTCTTCGGCCATAGCGACGACGACTTTCTCTATGGCGGGGCGGGCGATGATGCGCTCCAAGGCGCGGCGGGGGATGACCTGCTGGAGGGCGAAGCCGGAAACGATGCCCTGCAAGGCGGGCTTGGCGACGATGCGCTGCGCGGCGGCGCGGGCGTGGATACGCTCTTTGGCGGCTGGGGCGACGACACGCTCACCGGGGCGGATGACCTACAAAACCCCGATTTCCTGAACGGCGGCGGCGGCGACGACCTGATAATTGCGGGCGCCGGGGATGTGGTGACCTCGGGCGACGGCACCGATCAGATCGCCTTGGGGGACTGGATCGGCCAAGGCGGGGCGGCGCAGATCACGGACTACCACGCGGCGGACGATTCGCTGCTCTTTGTCTGGGACGACAGCAGCGCGGGCGGGGCGGAGCCACCGCTCTCCATCCTGCCCGACCCGGAGGATGCGGGCCAAACCCTCGTCCTGCTGGACGATATCATCGTCGCGCGGGTGGCGGGGGACAGCATCACGCTAGACGATATCGCGCTGATCCCGCTCTCTGCGGCCTTCGACCTCGGCCTCGCGGCCTAA
- a CDS encoding pseudouridine synthase: protein MDSEYNPPQDPLVILHEDAEVLLVDKPSGLLSVPGKGEHLADCLITRVQAVFPQALLVHRLDRDTSGVMIFALTPHAQRHLGLQFEKRMTRKTYVARVWGVPAEKSGSVDLPLIVDWPNRPRQMVCHETGKPAQTDWKMVKNDGETARLRLFPKTGRSHQLRVHMLALGHPILGDPFYATGPARDFPRLMLHSEELRFNHPQGGASTKVRAKAPF, encoded by the coding sequence ATGGATAGCGAATATAACCCGCCGCAGGACCCATTGGTCATTCTGCATGAAGATGCCGAAGTTCTGCTGGTCGACAAACCTTCAGGGCTGCTCAGCGTGCCGGGCAAGGGCGAACATCTGGCCGATTGCCTGATCACGCGGGTGCAGGCGGTCTTTCCCCAAGCGCTGCTGGTGCACCGGCTCGATCGCGACACCTCGGGCGTGATGATCTTTGCCCTGACGCCCCATGCGCAGCGTCACCTTGGGTTGCAGTTCGAAAAGCGCATGACCCGCAAGACCTATGTCGCGCGGGTCTGGGGCGTGCCTGCGGAGAAATCCGGCAGTGTCGATCTGCCGCTGATCGTCGATTGGCCCAACCGCCCCCGGCAGATGGTCTGCCATGAGACTGGCAAGCCTGCGCAGACCGATTGGAAGATGGTCAAGAACGATGGGGAGACTGCCCGCCTTCGGCTTTTCCCCAAGACCGGGCGCAGCCATCAGCTGCGCGTGCATATGCTGGCGCTTGGGCATCCGATTTTGGGCGACCCTTTCTATGCCACGGGGCCCGCGCGGGATTTTCCGCGGTTGATGCTGCATAGCGAGGAATTGCGGTTCAATCATCCGCAGGGTGGCGCATCGACGAAGGTGCGGGCCAAGGCGCCTTTCTGA
- a CDS encoding phosphodiester glycosidase family protein: MIRAGLIAFALLALKGTPADAAECRNITFDGSSYTVCEVDLERDDLRLFLNNEAGAPYGFFGSLDEALKAQGLRLGFAMNAGMYHEDRSPVGHYIEDGVETRGVIDSAGPGNFGLLPNGVFCLRKGRADVIETKRYLKAKPNCRFATQSGPMLVIDGALHPRFLPDSTSRYIRNGVGTTADGKRAVFAISNDVVTFHEFARLYRDELDLPNALYFDGNISRLRAPSLRRSGAGFTTLGPIVGIVTPAK, encoded by the coding sequence GTGATCCGCGCGGGCCTGATCGCATTCGCGCTTCTGGCGCTGAAAGGCACGCCTGCGGACGCTGCCGAATGCCGCAACATTACCTTTGACGGCAGTTCCTACACGGTCTGTGAAGTCGATCTGGAGCGGGATGACCTGCGGCTCTTTCTCAACAATGAGGCGGGCGCGCCCTATGGGTTCTTCGGCTCGCTCGACGAGGCGTTGAAAGCGCAGGGGCTGCGGCTCGGTTTTGCCATGAACGCGGGCATGTACCACGAAGACCGCTCCCCGGTTGGGCATTACATCGAAGATGGAGTCGAGACGCGCGGCGTGATTGACAGTGCTGGCCCCGGCAATTTCGGCCTGCTGCCCAATGGGGTCTTTTGCCTGCGCAAGGGCCGCGCCGATGTGATCGAGACCAAGCGCTATCTCAAGGCCAAACCGAACTGCCGCTTTGCCACGCAATCGGGGCCGATGTTGGTGATCGACGGGGCGCTGCACCCGCGATTCCTGCCCGACAGCACTTCGCGCTATATCCGAAACGGGGTTGGCACCACGGCAGATGGCAAACGCGCGGTTTTCGCGATTTCCAACGATGTGGTCACCTTTCACGAATTCGCCCGGCTCTACCGGGATGAGTTGGACCTGCCTAACGCGCTGTATTTCGACGGCAATATCTCGCGCCTGCGCGCCCCCAGCCTGCGCCGCAGCGGGGCGGGCTTTACCACCTTGGGGCCGATCGTAGGCATCGTGACGCCCGCAAAGTGA
- a CDS encoding peroxiredoxin, whose product MGLRINDTIPDLTVETDQGSFSLHDFVGDNWAILFSHPKDFTPVCTTEFGAVALLSEEWEKRGTKVIGVSVDGVEEHKKWKGDIEKVAGAEAGFPIIADAGLEVSKAFDMLPAEAYLPDGRTPNDSATVRSVFIIGPDKQLKLSMTYPMNVGRNFAEVLRALDGLQTAAKNAVATPADWQVGEDVIIPATVSDEDAKAKFGAFETVLPYLRKAQLPG is encoded by the coding sequence ATGGGCTTGCGTATCAACGACACTATTCCCGATCTTACAGTCGAAACCGATCAGGGCAGTTTTTCCCTGCATGACTTCGTCGGTGACAATTGGGCGATCCTGTTCTCCCATCCCAAGGATTTCACCCCTGTTTGCACCACCGAGTTCGGCGCCGTGGCGCTGCTTTCCGAGGAATGGGAAAAGCGCGGCACCAAAGTGATTGGCGTCAGTGTCGACGGTGTTGAAGAGCATAAGAAGTGGAAGGGCGATATCGAGAAGGTTGCAGGGGCCGAGGCCGGTTTCCCGATCATCGCGGATGCGGGGCTGGAGGTGTCGAAAGCCTTTGATATGCTGCCCGCCGAAGCCTATTTGCCCGATGGCCGCACGCCTAATGACAGCGCCACGGTGCGATCGGTTTTCATCATCGGGCCGGATAAGCAGTTGAAGCTGAGCATGACCTATCCGATGAACGTGGGCCGGAACTTTGCAGAGGTTCTGCGGGCTTTGGACGGGTTGCAGACGGCGGCGAAGAACGCTGTGGCGACGCCTGCGGATTGGCAGGTGGGTGAGGATGTGATCATCCCCGCGACGGTGTCGGATGAGGACGCCAAGGCGAAGTTCGGGGCGTTTGAGACGGTGTTGCCCTATTTGCGCAAAGCGCAGCTGCCGGGCTGA
- the rbfA gene encoding 30S ribosome-binding factor RbfA, whose product MAKNKFHEGPGPSQRQLRVGETVRRALSDVLARGDVHDTDLNRMSITVGEVRISPDLKIATAYVLPLGGEGQDEVLKLLARNKSELRRQVAKKLTLKFSPDLRFQLDQTFDRMDDTRRMLNQEVVRRDADAPDDDGAGDSADGAPDQ is encoded by the coding sequence ATGGCAAAGAACAAGTTTCATGAGGGCCCCGGCCCGTCGCAACGACAACTCCGCGTGGGCGAAACCGTCCGCCGCGCCTTGTCCGATGTTCTCGCACGCGGGGATGTGCATGACACCGATCTCAATCGGATGTCGATCACCGTGGGCGAGGTGCGCATCTCTCCCGACCTCAAGATCGCCACGGCCTATGTGCTGCCCTTGGGCGGGGAAGGTCAGGATGAGGTTCTCAAACTGCTGGCCCGCAACAAAAGCGAATTGCGCCGTCAGGTCGCCAAGAAACTGACGCTCAAGTTCTCGCCCGATCTGCGCTTTCAGTTGGACCAGACCTTTGACCGGATGGACGACACCCGCCGCATGTTGAACCAAGAGGTGGTGCGCCGCGATGCGGATGCCCCCGATGACGACGGTGCCGGTGACAGTGCCGACGGCGCGCCGGATCAGTGA
- a CDS encoding DUF1674 domain-containing protein yields MMPDQRPIPDSRPGPDPTPSPKPDLPPQPKPGPKPIPDTPHDPTPTPGPDLPAAAQRALAEAAARREAAAALDMPTELGGRDGPEPVRYGDWEKKGIAVDF; encoded by the coding sequence ATGATGCCCGATCAACGCCCCATTCCCGACAGCAGACCCGGCCCTGACCCGACGCCCAGCCCCAAACCGGACCTGCCCCCGCAGCCCAAACCGGGGCCGAAACCGATTCCCGACACGCCGCATGACCCGACGCCGACCCCCGGCCCCGACCTGCCTGCCGCCGCGCAACGCGCCTTGGCCGAGGCCGCGGCCCGGCGCGAGGCCGCCGCCGCGCTCGACATGCCCACCGAACTTGGCGGGCGCGATGGGCCGGAGCCTGTGCGCTATGGCGACTGGGAAAAGAAGGGCATCGCCGTCGATTTCTAA
- a CDS encoding glycosyltransferase family 25 protein, protein MDSAKAELDTAQIEAVRVDAFDGREIDLAQFAPYDDRKARRFMGRSMTQGEVGCYVSHQRAAAAFLESGDELGFVFEDDIALEPTFRTVVPELIEWLRPRTDWHCVNLGATRLKITSPMAKVAGVPLLRAHYFPMLAHALIWNRAGAEAFLAASEPIFCPADNMLRQVLTRSDMGLATAQSLVTAGRFDSDISARSGGNRGQFRRSPLYGLRKQRRLLHEKAMAFAHKLSHR, encoded by the coding sequence CTGGACAGTGCGAAGGCCGAACTGGACACCGCACAGATCGAAGCCGTCCGCGTGGATGCCTTCGACGGGCGCGAGATCGATCTGGCCCAATTCGCCCCCTATGACGATCGCAAAGCCCGACGTTTCATGGGCCGGTCGATGACCCAAGGCGAGGTCGGCTGCTACGTCTCGCACCAACGCGCCGCCGCCGCCTTCCTAGAGAGCGGCGATGAACTTGGTTTCGTCTTCGAAGATGACATCGCCCTGGAACCCACATTCAGAACCGTCGTGCCAGAGCTGATAGAATGGCTGCGCCCCCGCACCGATTGGCACTGTGTAAATCTGGGCGCGACACGCCTGAAAATCACCAGCCCCATGGCCAAAGTCGCAGGCGTGCCGCTGCTCCGCGCCCATTACTTTCCGATGCTCGCCCACGCGCTGATCTGGAACCGTGCCGGGGCCGAGGCCTTCCTCGCCGCCTCCGAACCTATCTTCTGCCCTGCGGATAACATGCTCAGACAGGTGCTGACGCGCTCCGACATGGGGCTTGCCACAGCCCAAAGCCTCGTCACGGCGGGCCGGTTCGACAGTGACATTTCCGCTCGTTCTGGAGGAAACAGAGGGCAATTCCGGCGTTCCCCCCTCTATGGCCTGCGCAAACAGCGTAGGTTGCTGCATGAAAAAGCGATGGCCTTCGCCCATAAGCTTAGCCATCGCTAA
- a CDS encoding GAF domain-containing protein: protein MTVDYQTLAKTIAALTEGEDDAVALMATIACEVHHADDRFDWTGFYRVTAPDLLKIGPYQGGHGCLVIPFSRGVCGAAARTGEVQLVEDVDAFPGHIACASSTRSELVLPVWSGAGELLGVFDIDSDQPNAFTQADADALSAILKDSFAAVA from the coding sequence ATGACCGTCGACTACCAAACCCTTGCCAAAACCATCGCCGCCCTGACCGAGGGCGAAGACGATGCCGTGGCCCTGATGGCCACCATCGCCTGCGAGGTGCATCACGCGGATGACCGCTTTGACTGGACCGGCTTTTACCGGGTGACCGCGCCCGACTTGTTGAAGATCGGCCCCTATCAGGGCGGGCACGGCTGCCTCGTAATCCCCTTTTCGCGCGGGGTCTGCGGGGCCGCGGCGCGTACGGGCGAGGTGCAATTGGTCGAGGATGTCGACGCCTTTCCGGGCCATATCGCCTGCGCCTCCTCGACACGTTCGGAATTGGTTCTGCCGGTCTGGAGCGGCGCGGGGGAGTTGCTGGGGGTTTTTGACATCGACAGCGACCAGCCAAACGCCTTCACGCAAGCGGATGCCGATGCGCTGAGCGCGATCCTCAAGGATAGTTTCGCCGCCGTCGCCTGA
- the rpsO gene encoding 30S ribosomal protein S15, translating to MSITAEEKAKVMKEFGTKEGDTGSPEVQVAILTSRITTLTEHFKTHKKDNHGRRGLLKMVATRRKLLDYVKAKDESRYQDLIKRLGLRR from the coding sequence ATGTCGATCACTGCTGAAGAAAAAGCAAAAGTCATGAAAGAATTTGGCACCAAAGAAGGCGACACCGGTTCGCCCGAAGTTCAGGTTGCCATTCTGACCTCGCGCATCACCACGCTGACCGAGCACTTCAAGACCCACAAGAAAGACAACCACGGCCGCCGTGGTCTTTTGAAAATGGTCGCGACGCGCCGCAAGCTGCTGGATTACGTTAAGGCCAAAGACGAGTCCCGCTATCAGGACCTGATCAAACGCCTCGGCCTGCGCCGCTAA
- a CDS encoding STAS domain-containing protein, giving the protein MEVSAKTEDRFCVVSVLHDRIDAAAALEFKDALRRAAAHAPPVVILDLHRVNFIDSSGLGAIVAAMKHLAPQRALVLAGLTPAVEKVFTLTRMDRVFGIFHTLDAALTAHRE; this is encoded by the coding sequence ATGGAAGTTTCCGCCAAAACAGAAGACCGCTTTTGCGTGGTCAGCGTGCTGCATGACCGGATCGACGCCGCCGCGGCGCTGGAGTTCAAGGATGCGCTGCGCCGCGCCGCGGCCCATGCGCCGCCGGTGGTGATCCTTGATTTGCACCGGGTCAATTTCATTGATTCCAGCGGTTTGGGCGCGATCGTGGCGGCGATGAAACATCTGGCGCCGCAGCGCGCGCTGGTGCTGGCCGGGCTGACCCCGGCGGTGGAAAAGGTCTTTACCCTCACCCGGATGGATAGGGTCTTTGGCATCTTCCACACGCTTGACGCCGCCCTTACCGCGCATCGAGAATAG
- a CDS encoding dihydrodipicolinate reductase encodes MKITFALAVTAMLAAVGLPAAAEYARIQNKSDFVAAVNGKRLTRPLVDLRVTSGGAISGKGAVWEVTGKWSWKDGYFCRTLIWGGKDLGYNCQVVMRDGAKIRFTSDKGAGESAVLTLR; translated from the coding sequence ATGAAGATTACCTTTGCACTGGCCGTGACAGCGATGCTCGCGGCTGTTGGTCTGCCCGCTGCGGCGGAATATGCCCGTATTCAGAACAAGTCAGACTTCGTTGCGGCGGTGAATGGCAAAAGGCTGACCCGCCCGCTGGTCGATCTGCGGGTCACCTCAGGTGGGGCCATTTCCGGCAAGGGCGCGGTTTGGGAGGTCACCGGCAAGTGGTCGTGGAAAGACGGTTATTTCTGCCGCACGCTGATCTGGGGCGGCAAGGATCTGGGCTATAATTGCCAAGTGGTCATGCGCGATGGCGCGAAAATCCGCTTCACCTCTGACAAAGGTGCGGGTGAGTCGGCGGTGCTGACCCTGCGCTAA